One region of Natronolimnobius baerhuensis genomic DNA includes:
- a CDS encoding GNAT family N-acetyltransferase — protein MYVRDAKNREEVWLLDHIESMGLDETAFRSRDYVIAVDELSNEKAGFGRIRIHRVSADRDESDEPTEYCELTSIGVLEGWRGQGVGAHVIERLIEYASDEGFDTVYTLTGEGSYLAQFGFRRIDESNLPDPLQTRLESKREGVDPDAVPYALEVDRFRMPAALREAFKRAPEGDDEVSTDDAPEDFGIDPDSATYKYDTGG, from the coding sequence ATGTACGTGCGGGACGCGAAAAACAGAGAGGAGGTCTGGCTACTCGACCACATCGAGTCGATGGGGCTCGACGAGACGGCGTTCCGCTCGCGCGACTACGTCATTGCCGTCGACGAACTCTCAAACGAGAAGGCCGGCTTTGGCCGAATTCGAATTCACCGCGTCAGTGCCGACCGTGACGAGAGTGACGAACCCACGGAATACTGCGAACTGACCAGCATCGGCGTCCTCGAGGGTTGGCGCGGACAAGGCGTTGGTGCACACGTTATCGAACGACTCATCGAGTACGCCAGCGACGAGGGCTTTGACACCGTCTACACGCTGACCGGCGAGGGAAGCTATCTCGCACAGTTTGGGTTCCGCCGAATCGACGAATCGAATCTGCCCGACCCACTGCAAACACGCCTCGAGAGCAAGCGAGAGGGCGTCGACCCCGATGCGGTTCCATACGCACTCGAGGTCGACCGATTCCGGATGCCAGCCGCCCTCCGCGAAGCGTTCAAACGCGCACCCGAGGGAGACGACGAGGTGTCAACCGACGATGCCCCGGAGGATTTCGGCATCGATCCCGACTCGGCGACCTACAAGTACGACACCGGCGGATAG
- a CDS encoding acyl-CoA mutase large subunit family protein, translating into MFDDDDLEAIREGHGEWHEETVGPTLERFGERQETFTTDTGGQEVDRLYTPDDVADLEYEADLGYPGEPPYTRGVYSTGYRGRLWTMRQYAGFSTPEDTNERYHYLLEEGQTGLSMAFDLPTQMGYDSDDPMAAGEIGKAGVAIDSLADMETVFEGIPLDEVSTSMTINAPAAVLLAMYIAVGDQQGVDRAELRGTIQNDLLKEYIARNTYIYPPEPSMRIITDIFDFCASETPKFNTISISGYHIREAGSTAAQELAFTLGNGIEYVEAAIDAGLDVDEFAPQLSFFFNGHNNIFEEVAKFRAARRMWHDIMDERFDPANPKSKQLKFHTQTAGSMLTAQQIENNVVRVAYQALAAVLGGTQSLHTNGKDEALALPTEESVRTALRTQQILAHESGAADTIDPLAGSYYVESLTDEVEEEAYEILEAVDDRGGMLEAVEQQWVQRQIQDTAFDRQREIDERERIIVGVNEFEVDEDPEMDVEEVTDEDQQRQIDRLESVRDDRDDEAVDATLEALREAAQGDDNLLPYIVDAVKAYATVGEICNVLRDEFGEYQPGAV; encoded by the coding sequence ATGTTTGATGACGACGACCTCGAGGCGATCCGCGAGGGCCACGGGGAGTGGCACGAGGAGACGGTCGGCCCGACCCTCGAGCGCTTTGGCGAACGCCAGGAAACCTTTACCACTGATACGGGCGGCCAGGAGGTCGACCGTCTCTATACGCCCGACGATGTCGCAGATCTCGAGTACGAAGCCGACCTCGGCTATCCCGGCGAACCGCCGTACACGCGCGGCGTCTACTCGACGGGCTATCGCGGGCGGCTGTGGACGATGCGTCAGTACGCTGGCTTCTCGACGCCCGAAGACACCAACGAGCGCTATCACTACCTGCTCGAGGAGGGCCAGACCGGACTCTCGATGGCCTTCGACCTGCCGACGCAGATGGGCTACGACTCGGACGATCCGATGGCGGCGGGCGAGATCGGGAAAGCCGGCGTCGCAATCGACTCGCTTGCGGACATGGAGACCGTCTTCGAGGGCATTCCGCTGGATGAAGTCTCGACGTCGATGACGATCAACGCGCCCGCTGCCGTCTTACTCGCGATGTACATTGCGGTAGGCGACCAGCAAGGCGTCGACCGCGCGGAGTTGCGCGGAACGATCCAGAACGACCTCCTCAAAGAGTACATCGCGCGCAACACCTACATCTACCCGCCGGAGCCGTCGATGCGGATCATCACGGACATTTTCGACTTTTGTGCCTCTGAGACGCCGAAGTTCAACACCATCTCGATTTCGGGCTATCACATCCGCGAGGCCGGCTCGACGGCCGCACAGGAACTGGCCTTTACCCTGGGTAACGGGATCGAATACGTCGAGGCTGCCATCGACGCCGGACTCGATGTCGACGAGTTCGCCCCGCAGTTGTCGTTTTTCTTCAACGGACACAACAACATCTTCGAGGAGGTTGCGAAGTTTCGCGCCGCCCGCCGGATGTGGCACGACATCATGGACGAGCGCTTCGACCCGGCGAACCCGAAGTCCAAACAGCTCAAGTTCCACACCCAGACCGCGGGCTCGATGCTCACCGCACAGCAAATCGAGAACAACGTGGTCCGGGTCGCCTACCAGGCGCTCGCCGCCGTTCTCGGCGGAACGCAGAGTCTGCACACGAACGGCAAGGACGAAGCCCTCGCACTGCCGACCGAAGAGTCCGTCCGCACCGCCTTGCGGACTCAGCAGATTCTCGCTCACGAGTCCGGCGCGGCAGACACCATCGACCCGCTCGCGGGCAGCTACTACGTCGAATCGCTGACTGACGAGGTCGAGGAAGAGGCCTACGAGATTCTCGAGGCCGTCGACGACCGCGGCGGGATGCTCGAGGCGGTCGAACAGCAGTGGGTCCAGCGCCAGATTCAGGACACGGCCTTCGACCGCCAGCGAGAGATCGACGAACGCGAGCGCATCATCGTCGGCGTCAACGAGTTCGAAGTCGACGAAGACCCCGAAATGGACGTCGAGGAAGTCACCGACGAGGACCAGCAACGTCAGATTGACCGCCTCGAGTCGGTCAGGGACGACCGCGATGACGAGGCGGTCGACGCGACGCTCGAGGCGCTGCGCGAGGCGGCACAAGGGGACGACAATCTGTTGCCGTACATCGTCGATGCGGTGAAGGCGTACGCGACGGTTGGTGAGATCTGTAACGTCCTGCGCGACGAGTTCGGCGAGTATCAGCCCGGCGCGGTCTGA
- a CDS encoding aldo/keto reductase, protein MELGPDDPTATVTAGGAEIPALGFGTARMTGDECRRAVETALEVGYRHIDTAQMYDNEAAVGEAIAASDVDRDDVFVVTKVHPDNAAVDDVLESTRESLERLGLATVDLLLLHAPSEEAPLEETLAAMNDLQTDGAVDHIGVSNFSASQLADATDHSETPIVANQVKYHPYYHQDDLLEFCAEHDICLTAYSPLAEGAVPGDDRLAEIGDTHGKSAAQVALRWLIQQPPVAAIPKASSRAHIETNADVFDFELSDDEMEAVTAVGDGVWNQLAAKLGLR, encoded by the coding sequence ATGGAACTCGGTCCGGACGATCCGACGGCGACCGTTACGGCCGGCGGTGCGGAGATTCCCGCCCTTGGCTTCGGAACCGCACGAATGACCGGCGACGAGTGTCGGCGCGCGGTCGAAACCGCACTCGAGGTCGGCTATCGCCACATCGATACCGCGCAGATGTACGACAACGAGGCGGCAGTCGGCGAGGCCATCGCTGCGAGCGATGTCGACCGCGATGACGTCTTCGTCGTCACCAAGGTCCATCCCGACAACGCCGCCGTCGACGACGTGCTCGAGTCGACTCGCGAGAGCCTCGAGCGCCTCGGGCTGGCAACCGTGGACCTGCTCCTGTTACACGCACCGAGCGAGGAGGCACCGCTCGAGGAGACGCTCGCGGCGATGAACGACCTGCAGACCGACGGCGCGGTCGACCACATCGGCGTCAGCAACTTCTCGGCGAGCCAACTCGCGGACGCGACCGACCACTCGGAGACACCCATCGTCGCGAATCAGGTGAAGTATCACCCGTATTATCACCAGGACGACTTGCTCGAGTTCTGTGCCGAGCACGATATTTGCCTGACGGCCTACAGTCCGCTCGCAGAGGGTGCGGTGCCGGGTGACGACCGACTCGCCGAGATCGGCGATACACACGGCAAGTCCGCGGCGCAGGTCGCGCTGCGCTGGCTGATCCAGCAACCGCCCGTCGCGGCGATTCCCAAGGCCTCGAGTCGAGCACATATCGAGACCAATGCGGACGTGTTCGACTTCGAACTCTCCGACGACGAGATGGAGGCGGTAACTGCGGTCGGCGACGGCGTCTGGAACCAGCTCGCTGCGAAGTTGGGGCTTCGCTGA